In one window of Mesorhizobium sp. B2-1-1 DNA:
- the uraH gene encoding hydroxyisourate hydrolase — protein MAETSKIDGGRLTTHVLDTATGKPAAGLSIALYRIDGPARTHLKTVATNADGRCDAPLLADADFQTGEYELVFAAGDYLRRQGTKLPEPAFLDTVPIRFGMADAVHYHVPLLVSPYGYSTYRGS, from the coding sequence ATGGCAGAAACGTCGAAAATCGATGGCGGGCGTCTGACGACCCATGTGCTGGATACGGCAACCGGCAAGCCCGCGGCGGGATTGTCGATCGCGCTCTACCGGATCGATGGCCCGGCCAGGACGCATCTGAAGACGGTCGCCACCAACGCCGATGGCCGTTGCGACGCACCGCTTTTGGCCGACGCGGATTTCCAGACCGGCGAATACGAGCTTGTGTTCGCCGCTGGTGACTATCTGCGGCGCCAGGGAACGAAACTGCCCGAGCCGGCCTTCCTCGATACCGTGCCGATCCGCTTTGGCATGGCGGATGCCGTGCACTATCATGTGCCGTTGCTCGTCTCGCCCTATGGCTATTCGACTTACAGGGGGAGCTGA